In the Fragaria vesca subsp. vesca unplaced genomic scaffold, FraVesHawaii_1.0 scf0512928, whole genome shotgun sequence genome, one interval contains:
- the LOC101296536 gene encoding TMV resistance protein N-like: MAIQLRASSSFSSAPPTRSQRHDVFLSFRGEDTRDGFTGHLYNSSVRMGIKTFIDIDLTRGEEISQALLRAIEESKLSLIVFSENYASSKWCLEELVYILECKRLKNQMVQPIFYKVDLSDVRHQSGKFGESHADLECRYKDGIGKVSVDFLWRVRI; the protein is encoded by the exons ATGGCCATCCAATTGAGAGCCTCTTCGTCTTTCTCCTCTGCTCCTCCCACCCGTTCACAGAGACATGATGTGTTTCTGAGTTTCAGAGGCGAGGATACACGCGACGGTTTTACAGGTCATTTGTACAACAGTTCGGTTCGAATGGGGATCAAGACTTTCATAGATATTGATCTTACAAGAGGAGAGGAAATATCACAAGCACTTCTCCGAGCCATTGAAGAGTCAAAGCTCTCTCTCATTGTCTTCTCTGAAAACTATGCATCCTCAAAGTGGTGTTTGGAAGAACTGGTTTATATCCTTGAATGTAAAAGATTAAAGAACCAAATGGTTCAGCCAATCTTTTACAAAGTGGATCTCTCTGACGTAAGACACCAAAGTGGTAAATTTGGTGAGTCGCATGCAGATCTTGAATGCAGATACAAAGATGGCATAGGCAAGGTGTCCGTGGACTTTCTTTGGCGG GTACGAATATGA